The Kazachstania africana CBS 2517 chromosome 8, complete genome genome contains a region encoding:
- the ECM22 gene encoding Ecm22p (similar to Saccharomyces cerevisiae UPC2 (YDR213W) and ECM22 (YLR228C); ancestral locus Anc_8.423), with translation MAMDNTTIQNIDLNSIMKPLTKKRESSVDLTSLDSNKVSKTSTGKRKFHNKSKTGCDNCKRRRVKCDETKPMCAKCCNMKLTCVYSPPQPRKRKSKAAKAAEAAEAAANNTNLSDIGKTANIKLPQGLGASLADVYTKLLASKTGSLENINDTGKLDQVNNDSLKKLLLQQQQQLQLQAQLLAQAANGSNNPNSSAFSPLNINTPGTSSMESLLLPPLVASNNKQSQPNGTASTFDKFPNFELSNSPGPQTNGMSFVNNLNGLLSPNKPGNKSQTNLQQLLQSQQLWQEPQSQAQNQTQNQLPFQFNVGTLSQLSKLGQLGQNLKAYLPLMNSAQSSGFDLNLGNIPIDFQELLGIKYNGATAAGNNSNINRNGRIAKANDAEEVLANMQHQQEQHQREIVRKMNNNTIRPDKIAKTSAAESNPTMSSLASMTPLMKSSLDTTLTDKNSSEDSIRSSSKGIEKPVSPSTSASHTSAHIQENNIARLETLSSESNLDLVDLRLLHHYCSVVWKTIISAGISGPDVWKTYIPELAFEYPFLMHTILGFSASHLSRTESSLEKYVSDHRLEALKLLRDAVLEISDENTDALVASALILIMDSLANASSSSDSNASAWIFHVKGAVTILTACWPLPETSRFSNLISVDLSHFSETLTQDSHKYTELACFDESISDLYPVEIDSPYLVTLAYLDQLHREKNQLDFLLRVFAFPALLDRTFLALLMTGDLGAMRVMRSYYKMLRGFTTEVKDKVWFLEGVSQVLPQDVDEYSGGGGMHMMLDFLGGGLPSMTTTNLSEFM, from the coding sequence ATGGCAATGGATAACACTACtatacaaaatattgatttgaacTCAATAATGAAACCACTCACTAAGAAAAGGGAAAGCTCCGTGGATTTGACATCTTTGGATAGTAACAAAGTTAGCAAGACATCAACGGGGAAAAGAAAGTTCCATAACAAGTCAAAAACTGGCTGTGATAACTgtaagagaagaagagtgAAATGTGATGAAACAAAACCTATGTGCGCTAAATGTTGTAACATGAAATTGACATGTGTTTACTCACCTCCTCAACCAAGGAAAAGGAAGAGTAAAGCTGCAAAAGCAGCTGAGGCAGCAGAAGCCGCGGCAAACAACACTAATCTCAGTGACATCGGTAAAACTGCTAATATCAAGCTTCCTCAAGGTCTCGGTGCATCATTGGCTGATGTATAcacaaaattattagcaTCTAAAACAGGCAGTCTGGAAAATATAAACGATACTGGTAAGTTGGACCAGGTTAATAATGACAGCTTGAAAAAGTTACTCCTtcagcaacagcaacaactACAGTTACAAGCGCAATTGTTAGCACAAGCAGCAAATGGGAGCAACAATCCTAATTCAAGTGCTTTCTCTCCATTAAATATAAACACACCAGGTACAAGTAGTATGGAATCGCTCCTTTTGCCACCTTTAGTCGCATCCAATAACAAACAATCACAACCAAATGGAACTGCCTCAacttttgataaattccccaattttgaattgaGTAACAGTCCGGGACCTCAGACAAATGGAATgtcttttgtaaataacTTGAATGGCTTGCTTTCACCAAATAAACCAGGTAACAAGTCTCAAACTAACTTACAGCAATTACTACAATCTCAACAACTGTGGCAAGAACCCCAAAGCCAAGCACAAAATCAGACGCAAAATCAACTCCCATTTCAATTTAATGTGGGAACTTTGTCTCAATTAAGTAAGTTGGGTCAATTAGgacaaaatttaaaagcTTACCTACCTCTTATGAACTCGGCTCAATCAAGTGGTTTCGATTTAAACTTGGGCAATATTccaattgattttcaagaattactaggtataaaatataatggTGCAACAGCAGCAGGCAATAATTCCAACATAAATAGAAACGGTAGAATAGCAAAGGCCAATGATGCGGAGGAGGTTTTGGCTAATATGCAACACCAACAGGAACAACATCAACGAGAAATCgtaagaaaaatgaataataataccatAAGGCCTGACAAAATAGCAAAAACTTCTGCAGCGGAAAGTAACCCAACAATGTCCTCATTAGCATCAATGACTCCATTGATGAAGTCGTCTTTGGATACTACTTTAACGGATAAAAACTCCTCAGAAGACTCTATTAGATCAAGCTCAAAGGGCATCGAGAAGCCAGTCAGTCCTTCAACGAGTGCTTCCCATACCTCTGCACATATACAAGAAAACAATATCGCTAGATTGGAAACATTATCTAGTGAAAGTAATCTAGATTTAGTCGATCTAAGATTATTACATCATTACTGCTCAGTAGTATGGAAGACTATCATTAGTGCAGGAATCTCAGGACCTGATGTCTGGAAAACATATATTCCGGAATTAGCGTTCGAATATCCGTTTTTGATGCATACTATCCTTGGTTTTAGCGCTTCTCACCTATCGAGGACAGAATCTAGCTTAGAAAAATACGTTTCAGACCATCGGCTCGAGGCCCTCAAATTGCTACGTGATGCTGTTCTTGAAATATCGGATGAAAATACTGATGCTTTAGTTGCTTCTGCCctaattttaataatggACTCTTTAGCAAATGCTTCATCCTCAAGTGACTCAAATGCTTCTGCATGGATTTTCCATGTAAAAGGTGCAGTTACAATACTTACCGCTTGTTGGCCACTACCAGAAACATCaagattttcaaatctcATTTCTGTCGATCTAAGCCACTTTAGTGAAACTCTAACGCAAGACAGCCACAAATACACTGAACTTGCATGTTTTGATGAAAGTATATCCGATTTGTATCCAGTAGAAATAGATTCACCCTATTTGGTTACATTGGCCTACTTAGACCAATTACATAGGgagaaaaatcaattagaTTTCTTACTAAGGGTATTTGCCTTCCCTGCACTATTAGATAGAACATTTTTGGCATTGTTGATGACTGGCGATTTAGGCGCAATGAGAGTTATGAGAAGTTACTATAAAATGCTAAGAGGATTTACCACAGAAGTTAAAGACAAAGTATGGTTCTTAGAAGGTGTCTCACAAGTACTACCTCAAGACGTTGATGAATACAGCGGCGGTGGAGGTATGCATATGATGTTAGATTTCTTAGGTGGTGGTTTACCATCTATGACCACGACCAACCTTTCAGAATTTATGTAA
- the KAFR0H01810 gene encoding uncharacterized protein (similar to Saccharomyces cerevisiae MSS4 (YDR208W); ancestral locus Anc_8.418): MSTTITEVDSCIIKEEKDLRKESCKRSSNSFSISMSSSQSAIPRVSTELSSSQEYTIPPNKNLSDYSQHYNGSNNNAQSRNSDLYEHIDKGSLGEHPTSGPFLEKRQESDLQNIKSNHSRISKAYNNTNKRPSHKRKNTFESIHSNILFKSCSHHSQIFPLPDIEKEEDIIPNTSVLSLPPHLPNERKNSFVSSSLPPMLETSTTNTTSSSSSILNPSLGALSASVENSIEEKVIPRVVGQRIGEGDVNFNLVYNMLTGIRTTVMSTDLQKNDKLLEKDFKYNNKLIFGQDGLRPVQETRKTIGNNYSFKFKDYAPKVFKSLRDLFNINEKDYLESLTSKYILNELNSPGKSGSFFYYSSDYKYIIKTIHHSEHLHLRKTLRYYYNYIKSNPNTLICQFYGLHRVKLPISFKNRIKNRKVYFIVMNNLFPPSLKFDSTFDLKGSLHGRYTKIPDKHIHDHVVVLKDLNWINREEKIKFNGSFNNDTFLRQLKKDVDLLAKLNTMDYSLLVGIHNVDQDFNDEILPTKSKISNHNVRGIDGLNNNNEHCVYYVGIIDCLTNYSLTKKLETCWRGLNHDLDMVSAIPPKKYAGRFYKFIETAMHSN, from the coding sequence ATGAGCACTACAATCACTGAAGTGGATTCGTGTATCATTAAGGAGGAAAAAgatttaagaaaagaatCATGTAAAAGAAgttcaaattcattctcCATCTCTATGTCATCTAGTCAAAGTGCCATACCAAGAGTATCTACTGAACTCTCATCTTCTCAAGAATACACCATTCCtccaaataaaaatttgagtGATTATTCTCAACATTATAACggaagtaataataatgcaCAATCTAGGAATTCAGATCTGTATGAACATATCGATAAAGGGAGCTTGGGAGAACACCCTACTAGTGGCCCATTTTTGGAGAAAAGACAAGAGTCAGATTTGCAAAATATCAAGTCAAATCACTCGAGAATATCAAAAGCTTATAACAATACCAACAAGAGACCATCtcataaaagaaaaaatactTTTGAATCTATTCAttccaatattttattcaaatcatGTAGTCATCATTCCCAAATCTTCCCTTTACCAGatatagaaaaagaagaagatataaTACCCAACACTTCTGTATTGTCATTACCTCCACATTTGCCAAACGAACGTAAAAActcttttgtttcttcatcattacCACCAATGCTGGAAACCTCTACAACGAATACTACctcgtcatcatcatcaatacTCAACCCTTCTCTAGGTGCCTTATCTGCTTCCGTCGAAAATTCCATCGAAGAAAAGGTGATACCTAGGGTCGTTGGTCAAAGAATAGGTGAAGGAGACGTAAACTTTAATCTTGTTTATAACATGCTCACAGGAATTAGAACAACAGTGATGTCTACAGatcttcaaaagaatgATAAACTACTAGAAAAAGACTTTAAGtacaataataaattaatatttGGTCAAGACGGACTGCGACCCGTTCAAGAGACCAGAAAGACTATTGGAAATAACTAttcatttaaattcaaagattatGCGCcaaaagttttcaaatctttacGAGATTTATTCAAcatcaatgaaaaagattatttgGAATCATTGACgtcaaaatatattttgaatgaacTGAACTCACCAGGTAAAAGTGGATCCTTCTTCTATTATTCAAGCGATtacaaatatatcattAAAACTATCCATCACAGTGAACATTTACATCTTCGAAAGACGTTGCGTTATTACTACAACTACATCAAATCAAATCCAAATACCCTAATTTGCCAGTTTTATGGATTACACAGGGTAAAATTACCGAtatcatttaaaaatagaatAAAAAACAGGAAAGTTTATTTTATTGTAATGAATAATTTGTTCCCACcttctttaaaatttgatagcACTTTTGACTTGAAAGGATCGCTACATGGCAGATATACTAAAATCCCAGATAAACATATACATGATCATGTCGTTGTTctaaaagatttgaattgGATAAACagggaagaaaaaatcaaattcaatggatcattcaataatgacaCATTTTTACGACAGTTGAAGAAGGACGTTGATTTGTTGGCAAAATTAAATACCATGGATTATTCTTTATTGGTTGGAATTCACAATGTAGATCAAGATTTCAACGACGAAATATTACCAACAAAGTCAAAAATATCGAACCATAATGTACGTGGGATAGACGGTTTGAACAATAACAATGAACACTGCGTATATTATGTCGGCATTATCGATTGCTTGAcaaattattcattaaCTAAAAAATTGGAGACATGTTGGAGGGGCTTAAATCATGATTTGGATATGGTTAGTGCTATTCCTCCTAAAAAATATGCCGGAAGATTTTACAAGTTTATTGAGACAGCCATGCATTCAAATTGA
- the EST1 gene encoding Est1p (similar to Saccharomyces cerevisiae EBS1 (YDR206W) and EST1 (YLR233C); ancestral locus Anc_8.415), whose translation MTKPSHDNASKYTVLNLKKNLDSILAANTLFTNDVKAFKFFEFVVRSLTRIITDELKLIKTEKSSSGVQMLPELLDSVWEDVISPILGWFRAWKLTLLGFEKKKKYSTIVEFRKLRCKLRRTFKLFHKFYYGIIEFLVTNNDISRQIPEKLLRLLNLKRFVGFSNAENIDDDNVAILVIILHQCLLILGKLHFQQSYLETIKTTASYEKSVRYLKYAVLVLPAYGTSYHELASIEFCSKNFHRAIYLLLRGTLTRIPNLKSNKEFHSFFSNKKDKRRLLFNVKLQEVLDNEKDDLTAGLLKLQYYFLALFGYYFQRENWFREEDPNILFNGVEIVHMRRHLFLAIEKDLNAIDIVFDSVIILMGGFELMLKGSSGKIVAINYVSLRDLKSEHIMYLEFCFDYFTEVINAKVRKCWRQEMDKFQYLAIIRIIECWIKSNQPVLQFAHRNKAFCFQLAEFVNDIISLYPNEPQLFSNFKPQRNYFFEEDILLKEFCCVKFVLSDFDDSLIFKNNNKDIINQISGFVGPEYLRDKNSENMLRLRCVMNASNRFLLKNRCGIRWNKISGKYMINNDPVES comes from the coding sequence ATGACTAAACCTAGCCATGACAATGCTTCCAAATATACTGTTCTGAAtctcaaaaaaaatttggattcCATTTTGGCTGCAAACACTCTTTTCACTAATGATGTTAAGgccttcaaattcttcgaATTTGTGGTGAGAAGTCTTACTCGAATAATTACAGATGAACTTAAGTTGATAAAAACAGAGAAGAGTTCTTCTGGGGTACAGATGTTGCCAGAATTATTAGATTCAGTCTGGGAAGACGTAATCAGTCCAATATTGGGGTGGTTTAGAGCCTGGAAGCTTACACTTTTGGGcttcgagaaaaaaaaaaagtactCCACTATAGTAGAGTTCAGAAAGCTAAGATGCAAACTGAGAAGGACGTTTAAATTATTTCACAAATTTTATTACggtattattgaatttttggtAACCAACAATGACATCTCTAGGCAGATCCCTGAAAAACTATTGAGGCTACTTAATTTGAAACGTTTTGTCGGTTTTAGCAATGCAGAGAACATTGATGACGATAATGTAGCTATACTAGTCATTATTTTGCATCAATGCCTTCTTATACTGGGGAAATTACATTTTCAACAGAGTTATCTCGAAACTATCAAAACTACAGCTTCCTATGAGAAGTCCGTTAGATATCTCAAATATGCTGTGTTGGTTCTTCCAGCATATGGTACTTCCTATCACGAACTCGCCtctattgaattttgtaGCAAGAACTTCCATCGCGCAATTTATTTGTTACTCAGAGGTACATTAACAAGAATACCTAATTTGAAGTCAAATAAAgaatttcattcattttttagCAATAAGAAAGATAAACGAAGATTACTATTCAATGTAAAACTGCAAGAAGTCTTggataatgaaaaagatgatttgaCAGCAGGACTTCTAAAATTACAGTATTATTTCTTGGCACTATTTggatattattttcagagGGAGAATTGGTTTAGAGAGGAAGacccaaatattttattcaatggGGTAGAGATAGTCCATATGAGAAGACATTTATTTTTGGCCATTGAAAAGGACCTCAATGCTATTGATATAGTTTTTGATAGCGTTATTATTCTAATGGGCGGATTTGAATTAATGTTGAAGGGATCCTCTGGGAAAATAGTTGCTATCAATTATGTCAGTTTAAGAGATCTTAAAAGTGAACATATCATGTATCTGGAGTTCTGTTTCGATTATTTCACTGAAGTTATTAACGCTAAGGTTAGAAAATGTTGGCGCCAGGAAATGGACAAATTCCAGTATTTGGCAATTATTCGGATTATCGAATGTTGGATTAAATCAAACCAACCAGTATTACAATTTGCTCACAGAAACAAAGCCTTTTGTTTCCAGCTAGCTGAATTTGttaatgatattattagCCTATACCCTAACGAGCCACAACTATTCTCAAATTTTAAACCTCAAAGAAATTACTTCTTCGAGGAAGACatacttttgaaagaattttgCTGCGTCAAATTTGTTTTGAGTGATTTTGATGACAGTTTGATTTTTAAGAACAACAATAAAGATATAATAAATCAGATCAGTGGATTTGTTGGGCCAGAATATCTGCGGGACAAAAATTCAGAAAACATGTTAAGGCTTCGATGTGTTATGAACGCTAGTAACAGATTTCTACTCAAAAATCGTTGTGGAATCAGATGGAATAAGATAAGCGGAAAGTATATGATAAATAACGACCCTGTGGAAAGTTGA
- the TOP3 gene encoding DNA topoisomerase 3 (similar to Saccharomyces cerevisiae TOP3 (YLR234W); ancestral locus Anc_8.414) — protein MKVLCVAEKNSIAKSVSQILGGGRSTSRASGYTYVKNYDFNFYGFPFANRECQVTMTSVAGHLSSLDFDNSQYGWGKCNIFELFDAPLSELMDKNQQKIAENIKREARNADYLMIWTDCDREGEYIGWEVFQAAQKGNRRLTDGLVYRAIFSHLERSHILNAAKNPGKLDMRSVSAVGTRIELDLRTGVSFTRLLTGTMGKKVQEANNISNDRSNGNSRAGNKNEKVIISYGPCQFPTLGFVVDRYERIKHFTPEEFWYIQLQLNDEANGLSTTFQWDRGHLFDRLSVLALYENSLEFAGNKAKVIDLQSKPTSKYRPLPLTTVELQKNCARYLRLNAKQSLAAAEKLYQKGFLSYPRTETDIFPATMDLRSLVEKQAQLDESTNSNKTAWASYAANLISENPETNNRFKFPRSGSHDDKAHPPIHPITSLAPNAQIDSIERRVYEYVARHFLACCSEDAKGQTSTLTLDWAEEKFTASGLVVLERNFLDVYPWAKWETTKQLPRLEINQECEISKAEMRSGSTSPPKPMTESELIMLMDANGIGTDATIAEHIEKIKARNYIRSEKSGKETNLHPTVLGIALVHGFEAIGLEDSFAKPFQRREMEEDLKKICQGELTKREVLADIIEKYRGYWTKTNQSKNTLLEVYERLRTRIS, from the coding sequence ATGAAGGTACTATGCGTTGCTgagaagaattcaattgcCAAATCAGTATCGCAAATCCTTGGTGGCGGTAGGTCTACTTCCCGGGCGTCAGGCTATACTTATGTTAAGAACTATGATTTCAACTTTTATGGGTTCCCATTTGCCAACAGAGAGTGCCAAGTGACAATGACCAGCGTTGCAGGTCATCTGAGCAGTTTAGATTTCGATAATAGCCAATACGGCTGGGGTAAATGTAACatttttgaactttttgatGCACCACTGAGTGAATTAATGGACAAGAATCAACAAAAGATTGCAGAGAATATCAAAAGAGAGGCTAGAAATGCTGATTACCTAATGATCTGGACGGATTGTGATAGAGAAGGTGAGTACATTGGATGGGAAGTGTTCCAGGCTGCACAGAAGGGCAATAGACGACTGACTGATGGACTGGTATATCGTGCTATATTCTCGCATTTGGAAAGATCCCACATATTAAACGCAGCTAAGAACCCTGGAAAATTGGACATGCGCAGTGTAAGTGCCGTGGGAACCAGAATAGAACTAGACTTGAGGACTGGTGTTTCATTCACTAGGCTACTAACTGGAACAATGGGGAAAAAGGTACAAGAAGCAAATAACATATCCAATGATAGGTCGAACGGTAACTCGAGAGCAGGCAATAAGAATGAAAAGGTCATTATCTCATACGGACCTTGCCAGTTTCCCACACTGGGCTTTGTAGTAGATAGATATGAAAGAATCAAGCATTTTACACCTGAAGAATTTTGGTATATACAGTTACAATTAAACGACGAGGCTAATGGACTTTCGACAACGTTTCAATGGGATCGCGGTCACCTCTTTGATAGACTCAGTGTTTTAGCACTTTATGAAAATTCACTTGAATTTGCAGGAAATAAAGCAAAAGTTATTGATCTTCAATCGAAACCAACTTCAAAGTATAGACCTCTCCCTCTAACGACAGTTGAactacaaaaaaattgcgCGAGATACCTAAGACTCAATGCGAAGCAGTCATTAGCTGCAgcagaaaaattatatcaaaAGGGATTTCTTTCCTATCCTAGAACAGAAACAGATATTTTCCCAGCAACAATGGATTTGAGATCATTAGTCGAGAAACAGGCACAATTGGACGAATCGACTAACTCCAATAAAACGGCATGGGCATCATATGCTGCAAATTTAATATCAGAAAATCCAGAAACAAATAACAGGTTCAAATTTCCACGTAGTGGTTCTCATGATGATAAAGCGCATCCTCCAATTCATCCAATTACTAGTTTAGCGCCAAACGCACAAATTGATTCAATCGAAAGAAGGGTGTATGAGTACGTTGCCAGACATTTCCTTGCATGTTGCTCTGAGGATGCCAAGGGCCAAACCAGTACACTGACACTCGATTGggctgaagaaaaatttactgCCAGTGGACTAGTCGTCTTAGAGAGAAATTTCTTGGACGTCTATCCGTGGGCAAAGTGGGAAACCACAAAGCAGCTACCAAGATTAGAAATCAATCAAGAATGTGAAATTAGTAAGGCAGAAATGAGATCAGGAAGCACATCTCCGCCAAAACCCATGACTGAAAGTGAACTGATCATGCTGATGGATGCCAACGGGATTGGCACGGATGCAACAATAGCAGAGCATATCGAGAAGATTAAAGCACGAAATTATATCAGAAGTGAGAAAAGTGGTAAAGAAACAAACCTTCATCCGACAGTTCTTGGCATTGCGCTCGTTCACGGATTTGAAGCGATAGGTCTAGAAGACTCATTTGCTAAACCGTTTCAAAGAAGGGAGATGGAAGaggatttgaaaaaaatctgCCAGGGTGAGCTGACGAAGAGGGAAGTCCTAGCTGATATCATCGAAAAGTATCGAGGATATTGGACTAAGACAAATCAATCAAAAAACACTTTACTAGAGGTGTATGAAAGGCTTAGAACAAGAATTAGCTAA
- the KAFR0H01840 gene encoding nucleobase cation symporter-1 family protein (similar to Saccharomyces cerevisiae THI7 (YLR237W); ancestral locus Anc_8.412): MSSSSSKMNFFLSHLEVPVEERGALSFLRNPDLLPIKTEHQTWGFWSNFAYWGIMSFAVGTWTGASSALSVGLSYAETIGTFIVGDVLTIIFTLANSYPGYDWKVGFTITQRFVFGIYGSGFGVLIRVLMSIVNYASNAWQGGLCINMILDSWSHHYLHLENTLSSHVAMTTKELIGFILFHVITVTCYWMKPHQSNYLMIFSRLATCTAMTGMIIYLCSQNGGVGDLFTTSKSSVSGSTKAWAWVYMVSYWFGSVSPGSVNQSDFSRFGSSQTAIWLGTILALLIPTTLIPVYGVIGASTSEQLYGTQLWQPMDFFTYWLTDNYSAGARAASFFCGVAFTASQISYTISNAGFASGMDLAGLLPKYIDIKRGAILTAVVSVACQPWNFYNSSSTFLTVMSSFGVIMTPIIAVMIADNLLIRKRNYSVTQAFILKGEYYFNKGMNWRAMIAWICGMVPGLPGMAWQVNSNLFNNSGIVNFYYGDSFFSFLISFFLYWILCIVFPPKIEILHDDKDYFGAFTDEMARRKGLVPYSEISQDEIDIHRFANDFEGFAQEQDSGANNLTGDLAVPSDVSSKSLLEMLQESKTVADTQSEN; encoded by the coding sequence ATGTCTAGTTCAAGCTccaaaatgaatttttttttaagtCATTTAGAAGTGCCTGTCGAAGAAAGAGGTGCTCTGAGTTTTTTAAGAAATCCCGACTTACTTCCAATTAAGACTGAACATCAAACATGGGGGTTTTGGTCAAATTTCGCCTATTGGGGTATTATGTCTTTTGCTGTTGGTACATGGACAGGTGCCTCATCAGCTCTCTCTGTTGGCTTGAGTTATGCCGAAACGATAGGAACATTTATCGTGGGAGATGTATTGACTATAATATTTACTTTGGCTAACTCCTATCCAGGTTATGACTGGAAAGTTGGTTTTACAATTACGCAAAGATTTGTTTTTGGTATTTATGGATCGGGCTTTGGGGTTTTAATCCGTGTACTTATGAGTATTGTTAATTACGCTTCAAATGCTTGGCAAGGTGGATTATGTATCAATATGATCCTAGACTCATGGTCACATCATTATTTACATTTAGAAAATACTCTTTCATCTCATGTGGCAATGACAACCAAAGAGTTGATTGGGTTTATTCTCTTCCATGTAATAACGGTCACATGCTACTGGATGAAGCCTCACCAGAGTAATTACCTTATGATATTTTCCCGTCTTGCAACCTGTACTGCCATGACAGGAATGATTATTTATTTGTGCTCCCAGAATGGAGGTGTTGGAGATCTATTTACCACCTCAAAATCATCAGTGTCAGGTTCAACAAAAGCTTGGGCCTGGGTATACATGGTTTCATATTGGTTCGGTTCGGTCTCTCCCGGTTCAGTGAACCAGAGTGATTTCTCCAGATTCGGTTCTTCACAAACTGCTATATGGCTGGGAACAATCTTAGCCCTATTAATCCCAACTACTTTAATTCCGGTTTATGGTGTTATTGGTGCTTCAACGTCAGAACAACTGTATGGTACACAACTGTGGCAACCAATGGATTTTTTCACATACTGGCTAACAGACAATTACTCAGCAGGAGCTAGAGCAGCGTCATTCTTTTGTGGTGTTGCATTCACTGCCTCTCAAATATCTTACACTATTTCAAATGCTGGATTTGCAAGTGGTATGGATTTAGCTGGTCTTTTACCCAAATATATCGATATCAAGAGAGGTGCAATTCTAACAGCTGTTGTCTCTGTGGCCTGTCAGCCATGGAATTTCtacaattcttcttctactttCTTGACAGTTATGAGTTCCTTTGGTGTTATTATGACTCCCATCATTGCTGTTATGATAGCTGATAATCTCCTcataagaaaaagaaactatTCTGTTACACAAGCATTTATCTTAAAAGGTGAATACTACTTCAATAAAGGTATGAACTGGAGAGCTATGATTGCATGGATATGTGGTATGGTTCCCGGATTACCTGGCATGGCATGGCAAGTAAACAGCaaccttttcaataattcgGGGATAGTTAATTTCTACTATGGcgattctttcttttcatttttaatctCATTCTTTCTCTATTGGATTCTATGCATAGTCTTCCCACCCAAGATTGAGATTTTGCATGATGACAAGGATTACTTCGGAGCATTCACGGATGAGATGGCAAGGAGGAAGGGTCTTGTTCCATATAGTGAAATCTCCCAAGATGAGATCGATATACATCGTTTTGCAAATGATTTTGAGGGATTCGCACAAGAGCAAGATTCTGGCGCAAATAATCTCACAGGGGATCTTGCCGTGCCATCGGATGTTTCTAGTAAGTCACTACTTGAGATGCTTCAAGAAAGCAAAACAGTCGCCGATACTCAAAGTGAGAATTAA